ataaaagatatatattgtgcataaatgtgtaattattattctctcactctcacctccaagacttctcccgcgctgctacccacttatggaattccttaccactccCAATCAGACtgtcccacagtcttcaaatattTATTAGCTCATTGAAAATtgatctctttattagagcttaccttatttGTGCAGTTGCTACTGtttttatgtatgcatttattttgtctatcttgtatgtccctgttttatctgTCCCTGTCTTCCTACTGTGTGgcacaatattataataataataatcacttccatatatataattaattcccAATAGATGGACATAACAGCTGGAATACCTTGGAGGAAGATCAAAATTTATATCCAGGTTGTGAAATAGAAGACAATAGCACACTACATTCTTCAAGAGAAAATCCCATTACGCCAAATATACATCCAGTGTTACACTGTGCAGACACATCTGATCCCTGTAGTCACAAAGAATGTTCTCCTGATCGCTCAGATATTGCTAAAGGTAGTCCAAATCGTAGTTGTGGTAAAAAATGTTCCTGTTCTGTGTGTAGTAAATCCTTTACTGAGAATGCAGATCTTAGTAGTTATCTGTTAATTCACCCAGTTCAAAagtcatttacatgttctgagtgtggcaaATGTTTTACGCGCAAATCAAGTCTTAttcaacatcagagaattcacacaggtgagatgCCATTTCTTTGTTCCGAATGTGATAAATGTTTTCCCCATAAGTCACGTCTTATTCAACAtcaaagaactcacacaggtgagaagccatttcagtgttctgattgtgggaaaggttttacacagaaatcagacCTTAGTAGCCATCAAAAAACTCACAAAGGTGAGAaaacatttccatgttctgattgTGACAAATCTTATACCCGAAAGTCGTCTCTCACCCAACATcacagaattcacacaggtgtgaAGCCATactcatgttctgaatgtggaaaatgtttcatAATCAAATCTTATCTAATTAAACATCAGAGAGTTCACactggtgagaagccattttcatgttctatatgtggaaaatgttttacacggaAATCTCAACTTGCTGAACATCATCgaagtcacacaggtgaaaagaaatttccatgttctgagtgtgggaaatgttttacactgaAAACAATTCTTAATAGCCATAAGAcagttcacacaggtgagaaaccattttcatgttccgaatgtgggaaatgttttacacggaaaGAGTCACTCGTTAGCCATgtgagaattcacacaggtgagaagccatttccatgttctgagtgtcaGAAACGGTTTAAACTGAAAGCACATCTTCTTAAACATCAGAGacatcacacaggtgagaaaccatatttatgttctgaatgtggaaaatgttttcctCAGAAATCAGGACTTTGTGAACATCAGAGAgtacacacaggtgagaaaccatattcatgttcagaatgtgggaaatgtttttctcaAAAAGTGTCACTCATTGATCatgagagaattcacacaggtgagaagccatttccatgttctgagtgtcaGAAACAGTTTAAACTGAAAGCACATCTTATTAAACATCAGAGACTGCACATAAGTGAAAAACCATATtcgtgttctgagtgtgggaaatgttttatacaaaAATCAGATCTTATCGCACATCAGAGACATCATACAGgagaaaaataattttcatcCCAAAATATATGACTTTGCAGTAGACCTACTGTCATTTATTTTTGAATATgatcataaatacatttttagaatacTATATTGGCATCCATGATTATTGGAGTCTGAGGTTAATTTTTAGTCACGCAGAATTTTTGTTCTAAAACCCTTTTAAAAACCAAATAGTTGTATGAACTTTGCTTTGTGTAATGTgcattatattatatgtgtggaCCTACAATTATGTGGTCACTATATAAATGAGTTCATGGAACCTGTAATTTCCAACCAAgttgttttcttgtttttattaagATTATTTAAACACgttgaaaaaacaaaatgagAAAGGGAGCTGCTGGTAAGGGGATAGCTCTATTAAGTGTGGAGAGGagactgagtgtgtgtgtgtgttttttgggtaTTTCCATATGCACATTGTTGATTGACAATATCTGATATAACATCCTCCCAATAGGACTTTGATTGAGGCCACTTTGAAAGAAGAGAAGTAACCTTCAGCCTTTCCACAATATACAGGAGAGACAGAATGGACATAGGGGAATTGTGAGGAGCAAGACAATAAATGAACGTAATGATCCAATTTGTTGCACCTAATACTACTGAATAGACTTGTGTCTTTTTACACCATTGTGCAAAAAAATGTAAGATAAGAATGGGTGAGAGATGTGCTTTACGACTTTTTAGGAAGATGATCCAGCTAAATTGTCTTCTCTGTGTATTAATTACCATTTCCAAAAGTTCAACAGACAATCAAAATGAAATTCAAATTCAAATCACTGTATTTGGATAAATACAGTTATACTGTTCTGAAAAGATATTTGCCCCTTTGAGTAAGTGAAAAGGTTTCATCAGAAGACCGAATCTGTGTAATCTGTTACTTCTTTAATTCTGGAAATATTAAAAGATAGTGCAATACTGGAGTTCAAGAGACTCACATTTAATCACAGGCTTCCCCTGTGTTGAAAGATAACTGCTTTCCGGGTGTGCTATACAGCTAATAGTGTATGTTAATGAGATAGAGTgcctgttttatttaattaaaggtgTACATTAatctagggcccgattcatcaaggtacggatCTGCCTTCTTATGCGGATAATCCGATAAtagtctctgcgcatgcgcgaaacaggGAGTTACGATGCCTAAAACACCATAATACGCTGCTCAAACAGAGCATATCCGTCACAGAAAGGAATACGTGTCTCAAACTCCATCGCAAATACATTTGGGAATGGGGGGAGAGTGGGTGTGGAGTGGGCGGAGATAAGATATCACTTGAGAAAAGTAGGCGTtatggattttaacttaagaagagtaggcgttccctctgtgcgTTTACGGGAAACTGACGTCAATCATGTCTCAAATCCTTCCtcaaacttaaggaagctcagggtcatgtttaagtccaaaacagttagCAACAACAATTAAACTGCTCCAAATGCATTGAGCGGTTTTAAAatgcacaactaaatatgcacaacatacatacatatgaatactgacatttttagatttattttttttatttttttttaaattaacattgatttgGATATATATCTTAAAAATTTTCCATTAGTACGTTTGTGTAAAAGaagcctcttttccttacagACACCTTTTGTAATAAATGCCACTGTAAAGTGTATGATGTTTGCtgatattttggccctttgggttAAATACGGAACTGCCAGAATTAGcttaatatagcgccctctgctgcttgctgGGTCTTGAGTAAAGATGCCTGTCTTTTCTAGGCCTGTATACTGCATTTTggtatgctacacagatatgtacTCTGgactctgtgtgtgagtgtgtgtctatattagggaatttagactgtaagcttcaatcgggcaggactgatgtgaatgagttctctgtacagcgctgcggaattagtggcgctatataaatgatgatgatgattatggggaTCAACTTTGCTACATACttccatagatatatatatatatattggagattaCTCCTATAGATTACAGTTATGTGTTATAACTGACTTAATGTATGCCGGAATGGagagctgagtgcattccactcccggaatggagtgctgagtgcattccctaaccattccggctgccggaatggagagctgagtgcattccactcccggaatggagtgctgagtgcattccctaaccattccggctgccggaatggagtgctgagtgcattccctaacCATTACTGCTGCCGAAATGGATGGCAAAGGTACGTGCAAAAGCATTCACGTATCCTGATTAAGGCCTTTCTCACTTTTACATGGAACTCTAGCAAACTGTATATGTATGCCAAAATTTAGGCTAACACACAATATTTTATATCTACTCTATGTAAAATGGGTCTTGTATCCACACATCTTTCCTATTGTATGTTAACCCTACTGCTCCCAAACGCAACTCAGAATAATACTgctacattttcacttttaaTGCCAGAACTGTTTGAAATTAGAGCTAGCGTACTTTTACAACAGAGACACTTAGGAACTCAATACATATATAGGAAGAGTATTAGTGATTCCACACACACAAGAGTGTTGgggaggaattgaactcaggtttCGAGTTTGCAAAGTTGCATTCTCTAGCCGCTACACCAATGATCAAGTGgtctaaaaatgttttcaattgcATAGAATGAAATGCAGACCATCAACCTTAGCTCAGGACAAGTTTTGGGATTTCTAGTTATGGATAATGTAAATTATTTCACTAGGAACTACTAGAGGCGTCAATCCTTGGTATATGCACTGTAAAACGTTTAAAATAGAAAATCAGGCCTGTATAATAATTTTTGCTAAAACATTTACTTTCTCATGTATGACAGTTTTTTAGCAAAGAGGTTTGGGGGCCAATTTTGGATTAACACAACTTTCATTTGTGGATTAATCTCAAAAGTGTTTGCAAGCAACTTATTAGGGTCAGCTGCTTCTCTGTGCTGTACCTGCATACAATTTGAGTTGGCACTTATTATTACCAACATGAGGGTTAATGTGAAATCAAGTACTAcacctagacacacacacacacacacacacaattgtctGTTTTTCAAAACCAGCAGAGCTGTAAATACTAAAATAGGAACAATGAATAATCGCGGACGCGATTATTATGGCGAACGATTACCATTCGCGtactttacttttattaatttgttGAAACAGGAGGGTCGTATTTGCACTTTGTACTAAAGGTTGACTCGTGC
The nucleotide sequence above comes from Mixophyes fleayi isolate aMixFle1 chromosome 6, aMixFle1.hap1, whole genome shotgun sequence. Encoded proteins:
- the LOC142095473 gene encoding uncharacterized protein LOC142095473; this encodes MLLALQGSQSFLREKPTRLQSDHTTAVVYINRQRDTSDPCSHKECSPDRSDIAKGSPNRSCGKKCSCSVCSKSFTENADLSSYLLIHPVQKSFTCSECGKCFTRKSSLIQHQRIHTGEMPFLCSECDKCFPHKSRLIQHQRTHTGEKPFQCSDCGKGFTQKSDLSSHQKTHKGEKTFPCSDCDKSYTRKSSLTQHHRIHTGVKPYSCSECGKCFIIKSYLIKHQRVHTGEKPFSCSICGKCFTRKSQLAEHHRSHTGEKKFPCSECGKCFTLKTILNSHKTVHTGEKPFSCSECGKCFTRKESLVSHVRIHTGEKPFPCSECQKRFKLKAHLLKHQRHHTGEKPYLCSECGKCFPQKSGLCEHQRVHTGEKPYSCSECGKCFSQKVSLIDHERIHTGEKPFPCSECQKQFKLKAHLIKHQRLHISEKPYSCSECGKCFIQKSDLIAHQRHHTGEK